One segment of Shewanella piezotolerans WP3 DNA contains the following:
- a CDS encoding TetR family transcriptional regulator: MPKRSKAETKHTIEQILIEAQKQILEMGYDVMSYSSLSEATGISRTGISHHFPHKSDFLTQLEPKFASLLMEHLDFSCRDALRTSWLRALESPTFSGIVKLFFSICGSSQLDSAQYKTLGSLNAKASAELGEHGSSMIDTLLGRSAVLLFSQKQLV; this comes from the coding sequence ATGCCAAAGCGTTCAAAAGCTGAAACTAAGCACACTATCGAGCAGATCTTAATTGAAGCGCAGAAGCAGATCTTAGAAATGGGCTATGACGTTATGTCTTACTCAAGTTTGTCTGAAGCAACAGGGATCAGCCGCACCGGTATAAGTCATCACTTCCCTCATAAGTCAGATTTCTTAACCCAGCTCGAGCCTAAATTTGCAAGTTTACTTATGGAACACTTAGATTTTAGTTGCCGTGATGCGTTACGAACCTCTTGGCTTCGTGCGTTAGAGTCGCCAACATTTAGCGGCATCGTGAAGCTGTTTTTCTCTATCTGCGGTTCTAGTCAATTGGATTCAGCGCAATATAAAACATTAGGTTCGCTTAATGCTAAGGCATCTGCTGAGCTCGGTGAGCATGGTTCATCAATGATTGATACGCTACTGGGGCGTAGTGCTGTGTTGTTGTTTAGTCAGAAGCAGCTTGTGTAG
- a CDS encoding SinI family restriction endonuclease, with protein MSFNRKKAEEIAANICRNDDERSLIPSFVEVCSFLSDFPDELSWRTNKDNPVKPSVETDSGLSTLANRYFEGYRRSDFPVEPSTVPDEMVSVIMEKAYGYTTAQCEQIKLEHQHAMCSENCVGNLLERYLDSKLRDSHWSWCCGEFVKAIDFLGRNEKNEWIALQIKNRDNSENSSSSAIRDGTRIQKWFRSFSKDTIKGRPSFTNWAKLPELMQGYDLSEAEFKNFVSQYITAEKAKR; from the coding sequence TTGAGTTTTAATAGAAAAAAGGCAGAAGAAATCGCTGCCAATATTTGTCGTAATGATGATGAAAGGAGCCTGATTCCTTCATTTGTAGAAGTTTGTTCATTTCTTTCTGATTTTCCAGATGAACTATCTTGGAGAACGAATAAAGATAATCCTGTTAAGCCGAGCGTCGAAACTGATTCTGGGCTTAGTACTCTTGCAAATAGGTATTTCGAAGGGTATCGAAGGTCTGATTTTCCGGTAGAGCCGAGTACTGTTCCGGATGAAATGGTGTCAGTTATTATGGAAAAAGCGTATGGGTATACAACTGCGCAATGTGAACAAATTAAACTTGAGCATCAACATGCAATGTGCTCTGAAAATTGTGTAGGCAATTTACTTGAGCGATATTTGGATTCTAAATTACGTGATAGTCATTGGAGCTGGTGTTGTGGAGAGTTTGTAAAAGCAATTGACTTCTTGGGTAGAAACGAGAAAAACGAATGGATTGCACTCCAAATTAAGAATAGAGACAATTCTGAAAACTCATCAAGTAGTGCAATTCGTGATGGTACCAGGATTCAAAAGTGGTTTAGGTCTTTTTCTAAGGACACTATAAAAGGTAGACCCAGTTTTACAAACTGGGCTAAATTACCAGAATTAATGCAGGGATATGATTTAAGTGAAGCAGAATTTAAAAATTTTGTTTCTCAATATA